The genomic interval CGCATGAAGTCCAGGGTCGAGTACTCGTGCAGGCACCCTTCGACCTTGACCCGCGTGATGGCCACGCCGGGTAGCGAAGACAACAGCACCCGGCGCAGCGCGTTGCCGAGCGTGTGGCCGTAGCCGCGCGCCAGCGGGCTCGCTTCGAACCGACCATAGTTGTCGGTAACTTCCACCGCGTGTACGTGTGGCGTCTGCGCGGTTTGAATTGCCAATTGGGCCTCCGTTAGCGAATTGGTTGGCTGTGAGGGCGCCGCGGCCGGAAGAGTTTGGCCGTCAGCGCGAATAGTATTCGACGATCAACTGCTCTTGAATGGCCACATCCGAACTCTGCGGTCCGGGCAGACCGGTCACCCGCCCGCTCATTTCGCCGGGATTTACCTCGACCCAGCTCTGGATTGGGCGTTGGGCGTTGATTTCGAGCGCGGTCTGCACCACGCTCAAGTTGCGGCTGTTCTCGCGAACCCCGACGGAATCGCCGACCGCCAGGATTTGCGACGGGCTTTTGGCACGCCGGCCGTTGACTTCGACGTGACCGTGGCTGACTAACTGCCGGGCTTGTTTGCGCGAAGTGGCAAATCCCATCCGGAAGAACACGTTGTCGAGTCGCATTTCGAGCATCTGCAGGACGATTTCACCGGTCCGGCCGCTCTGGCGCTCAGCCATTTCGAAATAGCGCCGGAACTGGCGTTCCATCACCCCGTAGGTGCGTCTCAGCTTCTGCTTTTCACGCAACTGCTGGGCGTAATTGGAAAAACGCTGGCGCGGAGGGCGTCCGGTCCCGGGCTGCCCCGGCGGCAGGTTGCGGCGCTCGATCGCGCACTTGGGGCCGAAGCAGCGTTCCCCTTTCAGGAACAGCTTCACCCCCTCGCGGCGGCAGAGTCGGCAGCTGGGTCCGGTGTAACGTGCCATTAGTTGCGAGGTCGCTTACGTGGTCTGGGTCCGTTGTGCGGTATCGGAGTCACATCCGAGATGCTCATGATCTGCAGCCCGGCCGCTTGCAAGGCGCGGATTGCCGCATCACGCCCGCTCCCCGGTCCTTTGACGAAAACGGCGATGCGGCGCATGCCGAGTTCAAGCGCCTGGCGGGCGGCTCCGTCGGAGGTGATCTGGGCCGCGTAGGGCGTGCCTTTGCGCGACCCCTTGAATCCGCTGGTTCCGCCGGATGCCCAGGTGAGCACCGCGCCGGTGTCGTCGGTGATGGTCACGATGGTGTTGTTGAAGGTCGCATGGATATGCGCCTGGCCTTCGGTGACCATGCGGGTGAGGCGGCGTCGGCGCCTGGGAGGCATTGGGGCTAATTCCGTTCTGGGTTAGCGCTTGATCGATTTCTTGCGGATGCCGATGGCGGTCTTGCGCATCCGGCGCGTCCGAGCGTTGGTGTGCGTCCGCTGGCCGCGCACCGGCAGGCCCAGGCGATGGCGCAGGCCGCGGTAACTTCCGACTTCGCGCAATCGCGAGATGTTCAAACCGACTTCGCGGCGCAGCTCCCCTTCGACCTTGTGCTCGCGCTCGATGATGTCGCGCACCCGCGCAAGCTCGGCGTCGGTGAGATCGCGGACCCGAGTGCCGGGCCTGATCCGCGCCCGCCGCACGATCTCCTGGCTGGTAGGACGGCCGATGCCGAAGATGTAGGTAAGGGCGATCCAGACCGGTTTGTCCACCGGAACGTCAACGCCCGAAATTCGCGCCATGCTATCCCTGCTTCTGGTTGTGGCGGCGGTTGTCGCAAATCACCATCACCACCCCGCGGCGTTTGATGATCTTGCACTTGATGCAGCGTTTGCGGACCGATGCGGATATCTTCATCGCGAAAAACCCTAACGCTGGTCCGGCAGACGCCAGGTGATCCGGCCCCGCGTCAGATCATAGGGAGTCAGTTCGACGCGGACCTTGTCGCCGATCCCGATCCGGATGTGATTCATGCGCAACTTGCCGGAGAGATGCGCCAGCACCAGGGCGCCGTTTTCCAGCTCGATCTTGAAGTTGGTATCGGGCAGCGAATCGCGCACGGTCCCTTCGACTTCAATCACATCTTTTTTGGCCAAAAGCCCTAAGTCCTAGCTGGTGGCTGGCAGCGCGGCTGCGGATTTCTTGCTGGCACCCAACCCCGGTAGCGGGGGATTTGGAACCCGACCCGACCGGTCGAGTCCTTCCGATTGAACTGGTTGGGTCCTGCGCCTTGCCGAGCGAACGAATTATAGACGGTGTAAGGAGAAATCATCACCGGCAGCGTACCGAACTGCCCACTCCGCCGGCCGGCGCAGCAAGGGGGTCGCAGCCTTGGCTGCGCGCCGCAATCAACGCGTCAATGTCGGCGCCGATCGCATCAACCGGACGGTCTCCATCGACGTCAAATATGAGCCCTTGTTCCAGGTAGTGGTCAAAGACCGGCCTTGTCGCCGCGTCGTAGACGGCGATCCGGTGATCGATGATCTCCGGTCGGTCGTCGGATCGCCCGCGATGGAGTGAGCGGTTGACCTTGACCGCGTTGTCGACCTTCAGGTGAACCACGGCGGCGATGCGACCGCCGACCGAAGACAGCCAATCGTCGAACAACTTAGCCTGCACCGACGTGCGCGGGAATCCGTCGATGACCACCCCGGGACCGATTGCGCAAAGCCGCTCCACCTCGGCCGTGATCAACTGGGTGGTCAATTCGTCAGGGACTAGGTCGCCGGCCGATAGCTTTTCCTTTATCAGGCGGGCAAGCCGGTCCGAGCGCGATTCGAGCGCCCGGAACAGATCGCCGGACGATAGGTGGACCAGACCCATTCGCGACTGCAAGAGTTCGGCCTGGGTGCCCTTGCCGGCGCCCGGCCCGCCGAGCAGGACAAGCAGGAGTTTCCGGTCGATCGCTGGGTCGCTCACAGGAAAGCTTCGTATTCCCGCATCATCAACTGCGATTCCAGCTGACGCATCGTGTCCAGGACGACTCCGACCGTAATCAGGAGGCCGG from Chloroflexota bacterium carries:
- the rpsK gene encoding 30S ribosomal protein S11, whose product is MPPRRRRRLTRMVTEGQAHIHATFNNTIVTITDDTGAVLTWASGGTSGFKGSRKGTPYAAQITSDGAARQALELGMRRIAVFVKGPGSGRDAAIRALQAAGLQIMSISDVTPIPHNGPRPRKRPRN
- the rpmJ gene encoding 50S ribosomal protein L36 → MKISASVRKRCIKCKIIKRRGVVMVICDNRRHNQKQG
- the rpsM gene encoding 30S ribosomal protein S13, whose translation is MARISGVDVPVDKPVWIALTYIFGIGRPTSQEIVRRARIRPGTRVRDLTDAELARVRDIIEREHKVEGELRREVGLNISRLREVGSYRGLRHRLGLPVRGQRTHTNARTRRMRKTAIGIRKKSIKR
- the infA gene encoding translation initiation factor IF-1 gives rise to the protein MAKKDVIEVEGTVRDSLPDTNFKIELENGALVLAHLSGKLRMNHIRIGIGDKVRVELTPYDLTRGRITWRLPDQR
- the rpsD gene encoding 30S ribosomal protein S4; translated protein: MARYTGPSCRLCRREGVKLFLKGERCFGPKCAIERRNLPPGQPGTGRPPRQRFSNYAQQLREKQKLRRTYGVMERQFRRYFEMAERQSGRTGEIVLQMLEMRLDNVFFRMGFATSRKQARQLVSHGHVEVNGRRAKSPSQILAVGDSVGVRENSRNLSVVQTALEINAQRPIQSWVEVNPGEMSGRVTGLPGPQSSDVAIQEQLIVEYYSR
- a CDS encoding AAA family ATPase; translated protein: MAVDDAGIRSFPVSDPAIDRKLLLVLLGGPGAGKGTQAELLQSRMGLVHLSSGDLFRALESRSDRLARLIKEKLSAGDLVPDELTTQLITAEVERLCAIGPGVVIDGFPRTSVQAKLFDDWLSSVGGRIAAVVHLKVDNAVKVNRSLHRGRSDDRPEIIDHRIAVYDAATRPVFDHYLEQGLIFDVDGDRPVDAIGADIDALIAARSQGCDPLAAPAGGVGSSVRCR